The following proteins come from a genomic window of Myroides odoratus DSM 2801:
- a CDS encoding SseB family protein, translated as MKLFDIFKKKKEQPSTFPENELERYLIEGASSIDAQKYFYQKLMWNQLIVLTPDGMELEEGEQTVGGNTTVKLVSFDGGHIPVFTSLNRVFDQDIMKEKVSYISLKGQDLFSMTKGSTFILNPYSPYHKELLPAEIEQLMNGTIYDQIDADEAERQHIEQFNTLYDLACEKQKDLILLGGYRMQELNAKDQGRLEESVHYFEQCLALIEDHWPSMVLMAKALQRLERHEEAFALLEKAFVINEENHSIPMEAALEAVHLQDLEKALYYSAASMERKPNDFALMGNHAMNLVLAERDEEALALIEEALVLEPKDEVNENIKNLITEVIAGTRKRPTMEETVNG; from the coding sequence ATGAAATTATTTGATATTTTTAAAAAGAAAAAAGAACAACCCTCTACTTTTCCTGAAAATGAATTAGAACGTTATTTGATAGAAGGAGCATCTAGTATTGATGCACAGAAGTATTTTTATCAAAAATTGATGTGGAATCAACTGATTGTGTTGACTCCAGATGGCATGGAATTGGAAGAAGGAGAGCAAACAGTCGGAGGAAATACCACTGTCAAATTGGTGTCTTTTGATGGAGGGCATATTCCTGTATTTACCTCGTTGAATCGCGTTTTTGATCAGGATATTATGAAGGAAAAAGTATCTTACATTAGCTTGAAGGGACAGGATTTGTTCAGTATGACTAAAGGTTCTACTTTCATTTTAAATCCTTATTCACCGTATCATAAAGAATTATTACCTGCAGAGATTGAGCAGTTGATGAATGGTACGATATACGATCAAATTGATGCAGACGAAGCGGAAAGACAGCATATTGAACAATTCAATACCCTCTATGATCTAGCTTGTGAAAAACAAAAGGACCTGATCCTATTAGGTGGGTACCGCATGCAGGAATTAAATGCTAAAGATCAAGGAAGATTAGAAGAGTCAGTACATTATTTTGAACAATGTCTAGCGTTAATCGAAGATCATTGGCCTAGTATGGTGTTAATGGCAAAAGCATTGCAGCGCTTGGAACGTCATGAAGAAGCATTTGCCTTATTAGAAAAAGCGTTTGTGATTAATGAAGAGAATCACTCTATTCCGATGGAAGCTGCTTTAGAAGCCGTTCATTTACAAGATTTGGAAAAGGCTTTGTATTATTCAGCAGCGTCTATGGAACGAAAACCCAATGATTTTGCTTTAATGGGCAATCACGCCATGAATTTGGTATTGGCAGAACGTGATGAGGAAGCCTTGGCATTGATTGAAGAAGCCTTAGTGTTAGAACCCAAGGATGAAGTCAATGAAAATATAAAAAACTTAATTACGGAAGTGATAGCTGGTACTCGTAAACGACCTACAATGGAGGAAACTGTGAACGGTTAA
- a CDS encoding alpha/beta hydrolase — MIQQDISIELQQAINESPYNQIDYDYLLAHNPAQIRIEEQQLADTEEPLAIPEGLVVENLEIPSRELHRTIRLRTYRPLGQSNLPVLMYFHGGAFIYGTPEQYDFIFYPMAIALNISIVSVDYRLAPEHPFPAALEDAYDALLWVAQEADQLGGNKENISIGGSSAGGTIAASLAHMARDKQEVILQHQYLLYPPMDHRLLTPSMQTLADAPMQTKAAAAFMWKYYLAPHHETPLPYAVPYLQSNFADLPPTTLIVAEFDPLKDEAKQYVDKLKEAQVPTTFFEVKGATHVFDFFPTAMARDFWQEQLTYLKTIFIR, encoded by the coding sequence ATGATACAACAAGATATTTCCATCGAGCTGCAACAAGCCATTAACGAAAGCCCTTATAACCAAATTGACTATGACTATTTACTGGCTCACAACCCTGCGCAAATTCGCATCGAGGAACAACAACTAGCAGATACAGAAGAACCTTTAGCAATTCCAGAGGGCCTGGTCGTTGAAAACCTTGAAATCCCCTCTCGAGAGCTTCATCGAACCATCAGATTAAGAACCTATCGACCATTGGGACAAAGCAATCTTCCCGTGTTAATGTATTTTCATGGGGGTGCTTTTATTTACGGTACTCCAGAACAATATGATTTTATTTTTTACCCTATGGCGATAGCCTTGAATATTTCAATTGTATCAGTTGATTATCGTTTAGCACCTGAACATCCATTTCCAGCAGCCTTAGAAGATGCTTATGATGCATTACTTTGGGTGGCACAAGAAGCAGATCAATTGGGAGGAAATAAAGAAAACATCAGCATTGGCGGAAGTAGTGCGGGTGGAACTATCGCAGCCTCGCTCGCCCATATGGCCCGAGACAAGCAAGAAGTGATACTACAGCATCAATATTTGCTCTATCCTCCAATGGATCATCGTTTGCTTACACCTTCCATGCAGACCTTAGCTGATGCTCCTATGCAAACCAAAGCTGCTGCCGCTTTCATGTGGAAGTACTATTTAGCCCCCCATCATGAGACTCCACTTCCATATGCTGTACCTTACCTGCAATCAAATTTTGCAGATCTTCCTCCAACTACTTTAATTGTAGCGGAGTTTGATCCCCTCAAGGATGAGGCTAAACAATATGTTGATAAACTCAAGGAAGCTCAAGTTCCAACAACCTTTTTTGAAGTAAAAGGTGCAACGCATGTATTTGACTTTTTTCCAACCGCCATGGCTCGCGACTTCTGGCAAGAACAACTTACTTATTTAAAAACCATTTTTATTCGATAA
- a CDS encoding NAD(P)H-dependent oxidoreductase: MNLLVINGHPNPTSLNATLAQTYIATAQALGVTVRYLAIGELHFNPNLQYGYAKRMELEPDLLRALDDIYWSTHQVWIHPMWWVGMPAIMKGFFDRLFLPGLVFKHHTSTHTEGLLQGKTARIIVTMGDLSPGIHQSVYHASGSIPLKEGILAYCGVEVEQAEVFGPLNDYSPNDIHQLLLQMKEKAKEDVKNHLSKVVSSDILN; this comes from the coding sequence ATGAATCTCCTAGTCATCAATGGACACCCAAATCCAACTAGCCTTAATGCTACCTTAGCACAAACCTATATTGCAACTGCTCAAGCTTTAGGTGTCACTGTGCGCTATCTGGCTATTGGTGAATTACACTTTAATCCCAACCTCCAGTACGGCTATGCAAAACGCATGGAATTAGAACCCGATTTACTCCGCGCATTAGATGATATCTATTGGAGTACCCATCAAGTTTGGATACATCCAATGTGGTGGGTGGGCATGCCTGCAATCATGAAAGGGTTCTTTGATCGTCTATTTTTACCAGGATTAGTGTTTAAACATCATACTTCAACACATACAGAAGGGCTTTTACAAGGTAAAACCGCTCGTATTATAGTAACCATGGGCGACTTATCTCCAGGAATTCATCAATCGGTATATCACGCTAGTGGTTCAATTCCATTAAAAGAAGGCATATTAGCTTATTGTGGTGTAGAGGTAGAACAAGCGGAAGTTTTTGGCCCGTTGAATGATTATAGTCCAAATGATATTCATCAACTCCTCTTACAAATGAAAGAAAAAGCGAAAGAAGATGTCAAAAACCACCTTTCAAAAGTAGTGTCGAGTGATATTTTGAATTAA
- a CDS encoding helix-turn-helix domain-containing protein, with translation MAKENMYQALEVYYEKVEVCPLRDRQFNFFELVYVISGKGSHAVNGNRISFKVGDLFLITPQDCHEFDLEGMCEFMVIRFGESYVKEYQWKSIDHIECLLYYASHLSASVLVHEEDKRLVAQLMQTLQEVLKVELMYNEDLIRPIVNAILVIAARNIARIQLKPLEVTTDAKIVQILNYIQEHIREPEQLKVAVVAARFGLSETYMGSYFRKQAGESFQAYISAYKIRLIEHRLLFSEMRINEIVHEFGFADESHCNKFFKRHKGMSMSAFRKMEIVKS, from the coding sequence ATGGCAAAAGAGAATATGTACCAGGCCCTTGAGGTGTATTATGAAAAAGTAGAGGTTTGTCCTTTGCGCGATAGGCAGTTTAATTTTTTTGAACTCGTTTATGTCATTTCAGGAAAAGGGAGTCATGCTGTAAATGGCAATCGCATTTCATTTAAAGTAGGAGATTTGTTCTTGATTACGCCTCAAGATTGCCATGAATTTGATTTAGAGGGGATGTGTGAATTTATGGTGATTCGTTTTGGCGAATCTTATGTCAAGGAATATCAGTGGAAGAGTATTGATCATATTGAATGCCTGTTATACTACGCTTCTCATTTATCCGCTTCAGTGTTAGTGCATGAAGAAGATAAACGCCTTGTGGCTCAATTGATGCAAACCCTACAAGAAGTATTGAAGGTGGAGTTGATGTATAATGAAGATTTAATTCGGCCAATTGTCAATGCGATATTGGTGATCGCCGCTCGCAATATAGCTCGAATTCAGTTGAAACCCCTAGAGGTTACGACTGATGCGAAAATTGTGCAAATACTCAACTACATCCAAGAACACATTCGCGAACCAGAACAGTTGAAAGTGGCTGTAGTTGCAGCGCGTTTTGGACTTTCAGAAACATATATGGGAAGTTATTTCCGTAAACAAGCAGGCGAATCCTTTCAAGCGTATATTTCAGCATATAAAATTCGACTAATCGAACATCGTTTGCTCTTTAGTGAAATGCGAATCAATGAAATTGTCCATGAATTTGGATTCGCAGATGAAAGTCATTGCAATAAATTTTTTAAACGACATAAAGGAATGAGTATGTCAGCTTTTCGAAAGATGGAAATAGTAAAAAGTTAA
- the porN gene encoding type IX secretion system ring subunit PorN/GldN: MNWKKISLFVAFSIFSLQSFAQSNLLNAKSAEEIGMKSIQDIYVQSEGPIPYGYVADKDILFGIKVWENISLEEKANESYYYPIEEVSGDGRKSMFQALIDGIKSGTITEVYDDSDFKRKRTLKELETSFVKVDTTDAGIEYYNAGEKIPEEYIQRIELRPSDVKSYHVLGLWFFDRNEGQLKYRLLGIAPVVVDLYTKGADVENAVELFWIFFPDARTTLFDAQVFNSKNPMNPMNFDHLLNARRFSSTIYKADNQYGDSRINDYIKGGELSQLFEGERIKELIRNLEDDLWNY, encoded by the coding sequence ATGAACTGGAAAAAAATTTCACTATTTGTAGCATTTTCAATATTCTCATTGCAATCATTTGCACAAAGCAACTTATTAAATGCTAAGTCTGCTGAGGAAATTGGAATGAAAAGTATTCAAGATATATACGTACAAAGCGAAGGACCAATTCCATACGGGTATGTAGCAGATAAGGATATCCTATTTGGTATTAAAGTATGGGAAAACATTTCTCTTGAAGAGAAAGCTAATGAGTCTTATTACTATCCAATCGAAGAGGTATCTGGAGATGGAAGAAAATCAATGTTCCAAGCTTTGATTGATGGTATTAAGTCTGGAACTATCACAGAAGTATACGATGATAGTGACTTTAAAAGAAAAAGAACATTAAAGGAACTTGAAACATCTTTCGTGAAAGTTGATACTACAGATGCTGGTATTGAATACTATAATGCTGGTGAAAAAATTCCAGAGGAATATATTCAACGTATTGAATTACGTCCATCTGATGTAAAATCGTATCACGTGTTGGGATTGTGGTTTTTTGACCGCAATGAGGGACAGTTAAAATATCGTTTATTAGGAATTGCTCCAGTAGTAGTTGACTTATACACGAAAGGAGCGGATGTAGAAAACGCAGTAGAGCTTTTCTGGATTTTCTTCCCAGATGCTAGAACTACTTTGTTCGATGCTCAGGTATTTAACTCTAAAAACCCAATGAATCCTATGAACTTTGATCATTTGTTAAACGCTAGACGCTTTAGCTCTACGATTTACAAAGCAGATAATCAATATGGAGATTCTCGTATTAACGATTACATCAAAGGTGGAGAGTTAAGTCAATTATTTGAAGGCGAACGCATCAAAGAATTGATCAGAAACCTTGAAGATGATTTATGGAATTACTAA
- a CDS encoding CatB-related O-acetyltransferase: MITNQKHWSIVEYLHETVKNPNIHIKGSTSYYSAAWSGSFEESVVRYLYGDAYSASQWEPAWPIDQLYIGSHVCIAAEAVILMGGNNTHRTDWFSLYPFIETIVESYEGKGDTLIGDGAWIGMRAMIMPGITIGEGAIIASGAVVTKNVAPYTLVAGNPAKPIKTRFDEATITRLLQLNLYDWPEAKFKALQPYISANAIAVLEEKSQLYDQTNNILK; this comes from the coding sequence ATGATTACAAACCAAAAACATTGGTCGATAGTAGAATATTTACACGAAACGGTTAAAAATCCCAATATACACATTAAAGGAAGTACAAGTTATTACAGTGCCGCTTGGAGTGGTTCATTTGAAGAAAGTGTTGTACGCTATTTATATGGAGATGCTTATAGTGCGAGCCAATGGGAACCCGCTTGGCCCATTGATCAACTTTATATTGGTTCACATGTTTGCATTGCTGCAGAAGCCGTAATCTTAATGGGAGGTAACAATACACACCGCACTGATTGGTTTAGTTTATATCCTTTTATTGAAACCATAGTAGAATCTTATGAAGGAAAAGGAGATACCCTCATAGGCGATGGAGCTTGGATTGGTATGCGCGCAATGATAATGCCTGGCATTACCATAGGAGAAGGTGCTATAATTGCCTCCGGAGCGGTAGTCACTAAAAATGTAGCTCCGTATACACTTGTAGCAGGCAATCCTGCAAAGCCCATCAAAACGAGATTTGATGAAGCAACCATCACACGCTTACTACAATTAAACCTTTATGATTGGCCTGAAGCGAAATTTAAAGCGTTACAACCTTACATCAGCGCCAATGCTATTGCTGTTTTAGAGGAAAAAAGCCAATTATACGACCAAACGAACAACATACTCAAATAA
- the era gene encoding GTPase Era — protein MAHKAGFVNIIGNPNVGKSTLMNALVGERLSIITSKAQTTRHRILGIVNEEEYQIVFSDTPGIIKPAYELQASMMDFVKSAFEDADVLIYMVEVGEKELKDEAFFNRIIHSKVPILLLLNKIDKSNQVQLEEQVELWTSKVPNAEIFPISALEKFNTQAVFDRILELIPESPPYYAKDALTDKSERFFVNEIIREKILLNYDKEIPYAVEVETEEFLEEEEIIRIKAIIMVERDTQKGILIGHKGAALKKVGIAARIEMEKFFDKKVHLELFVKVNKDWRSSDYQLKRFGYNQKK, from the coding sequence ATGGCACATAAAGCTGGATTTGTGAACATTATAGGTAATCCCAATGTAGGGAAATCTACCCTAATGAATGCATTAGTAGGAGAGCGATTATCAATAATTACATCAAAAGCACAAACAACAAGACATCGTATTCTAGGAATTGTAAATGAAGAGGAGTATCAAATTGTATTTTCGGATACCCCTGGTATTATTAAACCAGCGTATGAATTACAAGCCTCGATGATGGACTTTGTAAAATCTGCTTTTGAAGACGCAGATGTCTTGATTTATATGGTAGAGGTTGGAGAAAAAGAATTGAAAGACGAAGCTTTTTTCAATCGCATTATTCACTCTAAAGTGCCTATTTTATTGTTGTTGAATAAAATTGATAAATCCAATCAAGTTCAATTAGAGGAACAAGTAGAATTGTGGACATCAAAAGTGCCTAATGCTGAGATTTTTCCTATTTCGGCTTTAGAGAAATTTAATACACAAGCCGTATTTGATCGCATTTTGGAGCTAATTCCAGAATCGCCCCCTTATTATGCAAAGGATGCTTTGACAGATAAATCAGAACGTTTCTTTGTTAATGAAATCATTCGCGAGAAGATTTTATTGAATTACGATAAAGAAATTCCGTATGCCGTAGAAGTTGAGACAGAAGAATTCTTAGAAGAAGAGGAGATCATTCGCATCAAAGCCATTATTATGGTGGAACGCGACACACAAAAGGGAATTTTGATTGGTCATAAAGGAGCTGCATTGAAAAAGGTAGGAATTGCTGCCCGTATAGAAATGGAGAAATTCTTTGATAAAAAAGTGCATTTAGAGCTTTTTGTGAAGGTGAATAAAGATTGGAGATCGAGCGATTATCAGTTGAAACGTTTCGGATACAATCAAAAAAAATAG
- the abc-f gene encoding ribosomal protection-like ABC-F family protein encodes MLNIHNLSVSFAGEYLFENVTFKIGAGDRVGLVGKNGAGKSTMLKLLSRDMEPDTGSIAMEKELKIGFLRQDIDFTPGRTVLEEAYQAFVEIKEVEAALDRVNKELTERTDYESESYSELIEKLSDLTHRYEIIGGYNYVGNTERILQGLGFKREDFENLTDTFSGGWRMRIELAKLLLQDNDVLLLDEPTNHLDIESIIWLEQFLRSYPGAVVIISHDKMFLDNVTNRTIEISLGKIYDFDKPYSAYLLLREELREMQLATQKNQAKKIEETEKLIERFRYKASKAAMAQSLIKKLDKVERIEVDEDDNAVMNISFPVSIDPGKVVLEMEGVTKRFGDKVIFKDVDFLIERGSKIAFVGQNGQGKSTLIKAVMKEFEYDGTIKLGHNVQIGYFAQNQADYLDGEKTLLDTMLDAATDGNRVKVRDMLGAFLFRGDDVEKKVKVLSGGERNRLALCRMLLSPINVLLMDEPTNHLDIKSKNVLKQALLNFKGTLILVSHDRDFLQGLTNLVYEFKDQKIKEYLGDINYFLEERKAQNMREIEKKSEKKEPQVEVKVEVKKVEALSYEDQKKQKTLQNRLSKIESEINELEKKVAKDDERLAVDYEKLMQDESFFKAYEQNKKKIEALMQEWEDVAAELM; translated from the coding sequence ATGTTGAATATACATAATTTGTCTGTTTCGTTTGCAGGAGAATATTTATTTGAAAACGTAACATTCAAAATTGGGGCTGGTGATCGTGTTGGTTTGGTTGGGAAAAATGGAGCTGGAAAGTCAACGATGTTGAAACTTTTATCCCGCGATATGGAACCAGATACAGGAAGTATCGCCATGGAGAAAGAGCTTAAAATTGGGTTTTTACGTCAGGATATTGATTTTACTCCTGGAAGAACGGTACTAGAAGAAGCCTACCAAGCCTTTGTTGAAATTAAAGAAGTAGAAGCGGCATTAGATCGCGTGAATAAAGAATTAACTGAACGCACCGATTACGAGTCAGAATCATATTCGGAATTAATTGAAAAACTAAGCGACTTAACGCATCGTTATGAAATTATCGGTGGATATAATTACGTGGGTAATACAGAGCGTATCTTACAAGGATTAGGATTTAAACGCGAAGATTTTGAGAATCTTACAGATACTTTTTCTGGAGGATGGCGTATGCGAATTGAATTAGCAAAATTGTTATTACAAGATAATGATGTGCTTTTACTCGATGAGCCGACCAACCACTTGGATATTGAAAGTATCATTTGGTTAGAGCAATTTCTAAGAAGTTATCCAGGAGCCGTGGTGATTATTTCCCACGATAAAATGTTCTTAGATAACGTGACGAATCGCACTATTGAAATATCATTAGGTAAGATTTACGATTTTGATAAACCGTATTCTGCTTATTTGTTGTTGCGCGAAGAATTGCGTGAAATGCAATTAGCGACTCAAAAAAATCAAGCAAAAAAAATAGAGGAGACTGAGAAGCTCATTGAGCGTTTCCGTTACAAAGCTTCCAAAGCAGCAATGGCACAATCGCTAATTAAGAAATTAGACAAGGTTGAGCGTATTGAGGTTGATGAAGATGATAATGCTGTAATGAATATTTCGTTTCCTGTGAGCATTGATCCTGGTAAGGTTGTATTGGAAATGGAAGGAGTTACCAAGCGCTTTGGTGATAAGGTCATTTTTAAAGATGTTGATTTTTTAATTGAACGTGGAAGTAAAATTGCGTTTGTTGGACAAAATGGACAAGGAAAATCTACGTTGATTAAAGCCGTGATGAAAGAGTTTGAATATGACGGAACAATTAAATTAGGACATAATGTTCAAATTGGATATTTCGCTCAGAATCAAGCGGACTATCTAGATGGAGAGAAAACCCTTTTAGATACGATGTTAGACGCTGCAACAGATGGAAATCGCGTAAAAGTACGCGATATGTTAGGTGCTTTCTTATTTAGAGGGGATGATGTAGAGAAGAAAGTAAAAGTGCTATCTGGAGGAGAGCGAAATCGCTTGGCTTTATGTCGTATGCTACTTTCGCCTATCAATGTCTTGCTGATGGATGAGCCGACCAACCACTTGGATATAAAATCGAAGAATGTGTTGAAACAGGCGTTACTAAACTTTAAAGGTACCTTGATTTTGGTTTCACACGACCGTGATTTCTTACAGGGATTAACTAATTTGGTTTATGAATTCAAAGATCAAAAGATTAAAGAATATTTGGGGGATATCAACTATTTCTTAGAAGAACGCAAAGCGCAAAATATGCGTGAAATCGAAAAGAAAAGTGAGAAGAAAGAGCCTCAAGTTGAAGTTAAGGTCGAGGTAAAGAAAGTCGAAGCTTTATCATACGAAGATCAGAAGAAGCAAAAAACGCTTCAAAATAGATTGAGTAAAATAGAAAGTGAAATCAATGAGCTTGAAAAGAAAGTCGCTAAAGACGACGAACGATTAGCCGTTGATTATGAAAAACTGATGCAAGATGAGAGCTTTTTTAAAGCCTATGAGCAGAACAAAAAGAAAATAGAAGCATTGATGCAGGAATGGGAAGATGTAGCTGCAGAGTTGATGTAA
- a CDS encoding NAD(P)/FAD-dependent oxidoreductase, with amino-acid sequence MISIMVDYIVVGTGLAGIAFTEKLAQEGKTFVVIDSEERSSSLIAGGMYNPVVLKRFTDVWKVKEQLTIAEVFYPALEAKLQVKCWYPMDLYRRLASIEEQNNWFQAADRPNLNTFLSPEIIKMQLDGVDLSFGLGKVKETGYLETDDLIPAYRRYLTQIGCYKKETFDYDQLVYHENGISYKGIEAGRIVFAEGFGLLQNPFFKELPLDGTKGELMIVKIPGLKCDFMLKAGVFLIPIGEDKYKLGATYNWEDKTDVPTKEGREELIEGLKSFIDLDFEIIEHIAGIRPTVKDRRPLLGRSLESDRIFVLNGLGTRGVLLAPYLAEQLYNYIENNIALEENISIHRYKKFKLKK; translated from the coding sequence ATGATTTCAATTATGGTGGATTATATTGTTGTAGGAACGGGATTAGCGGGCATTGCATTTACTGAAAAGTTGGCTCAAGAAGGAAAAACGTTTGTTGTGATTGATTCAGAAGAACGTTCTTCTTCGTTAATTGCAGGAGGTATGTACAATCCTGTTGTACTCAAACGCTTTACGGATGTTTGGAAAGTGAAGGAACAATTGACTATAGCTGAAGTGTTTTATCCTGCCTTAGAAGCAAAATTACAAGTGAAATGCTGGTATCCAATGGACTTATACCGTCGTCTCGCTTCTATTGAAGAACAGAATAATTGGTTTCAAGCAGCTGATCGACCAAATTTAAATACCTTTTTATCGCCCGAAATTATAAAGATGCAACTAGATGGAGTAGATTTGTCCTTCGGTTTAGGAAAAGTAAAGGAAACAGGGTATCTGGAAACAGATGATTTAATTCCTGCTTATCGCCGTTATTTGACACAAATTGGATGTTACAAAAAGGAAACTTTTGATTACGACCAGTTGGTATATCATGAAAATGGTATTTCATATAAAGGGATAGAAGCTGGGCGCATTGTATTTGCAGAAGGTTTTGGTCTATTGCAAAATCCCTTTTTTAAAGAATTGCCCTTGGATGGAACAAAAGGAGAGCTGATGATTGTTAAAATTCCAGGTTTGAAATGTGATTTTATGTTGAAAGCAGGTGTATTTTTGATTCCGATTGGAGAGGATAAATACAAACTAGGCGCTACATATAACTGGGAGGATAAAACAGATGTTCCTACAAAAGAAGGAAGAGAAGAACTAATCGAAGGATTGAAGAGTTTTATTGATTTAGATTTTGAAATAATAGAACACATTGCGGGGATTCGTCCTACGGTGAAAGATCGCCGTCCTTTATTAGGTAGAAGTTTAGAGTCAGATCGTATTTTTGTATTGAATGGATTGGGAACACGAGGGGTTTTACTCGCACCTTATTTGGCTGAACAGCTGTATAATTATATTGAAAATAACATAGCGTTGGAGGAGAATATATCGATTCATCGCTACAAAAAGTTTAAATTAAAGAAGTAG
- a CDS encoding peroxiredoxin-like family protein, with protein sequence MTTLAQQIEALNENLASQLPTEILEAFGQSIADLKSQGLENKAPKVGQFFPNFKLPNTFNQPVELKELLKKGNVILAFFRGNWCPYCNLELKALQDRLHDLKGATLVAISPQVTTYNEELKNNHALGFDVLTDPDNSLAKQLGISFSLQDFVLPIYQNLGITLSSFNGNENNELPVPAVFVLDQTGTITYTFIDSNYMNRVDIDEIISHI encoded by the coding sequence ATGACAACATTAGCCCAACAAATTGAAGCGCTAAATGAAAATCTAGCTTCTCAATTACCTACAGAAATACTGGAAGCCTTTGGTCAATCTATTGCCGATTTAAAAAGTCAAGGATTAGAAAATAAAGCTCCAAAAGTAGGCCAATTTTTTCCTAATTTTAAACTTCCGAATACGTTTAATCAGCCAGTTGAACTAAAAGAACTCTTGAAAAAAGGAAACGTTATCCTTGCTTTCTTTCGAGGAAATTGGTGTCCGTACTGTAATCTTGAATTAAAAGCTTTACAAGATCGTTTACACGACCTAAAAGGAGCTACATTAGTTGCTATTTCACCACAGGTGACAACGTATAATGAAGAATTAAAAAACAACCATGCGCTAGGTTTTGATGTCTTGACCGATCCAGACAATAGTTTAGCTAAACAATTGGGTATTTCTTTTTCCTTGCAAGACTTCGTACTTCCTATCTATCAAAATTTAGGTATCACCCTTTCTTCTTTCAATGGAAATGAGAACAACGAACTACCAGTTCCTGCTGTTTTTGTATTGGATCAAACGGGAACCATTACTTATACGTTTATCGATTCTAATTATATGAATCGAGTTGATATAGATGAAATAATTTCACACATTTAA
- a CDS encoding NADP-dependent oxidoreductase: protein MKAITLEGFGGIEYLHYQDIPIPQLQAKEVLIQTKAISINPVDVKVRTRQAPLAEQLLHHHPLILGWDISGVVVQVGHAVTDFSIGDEVFGMVNFVGHGQTYAAYVAAPAHHLALKPTNISHAEAAASTLAALTAWQAFTAYGKLRPHDRLLIHAAAGGVGHFAVQIAKHLGAYVIATSSAVNKDFVLSLGADEHLDYRQVDFEKELSNLDFVLESIGGTNFQKSVAILNPFGTIVALPSGHTKEDEQKAQAKFLHACYFMSVYSSQEDMKQIAQLLAAGHIKPHLSHIYSFDELPQAHLQLESGHTVGKIVIEF from the coding sequence ATGAAAGCCATTACATTAGAAGGATTTGGAGGAATCGAATACCTCCATTATCAAGATATTCCAATTCCCCAACTGCAAGCGAAAGAAGTACTCATTCAAACCAAAGCAATAAGCATCAATCCAGTAGATGTAAAAGTTCGCACCCGTCAAGCCCCCTTAGCGGAACAGCTGCTTCACCACCATCCTTTAATTTTAGGATGGGATATTTCAGGAGTTGTGGTACAAGTAGGTCATGCTGTGACTGATTTTTCTATTGGAGATGAAGTATTTGGTATGGTCAACTTTGTAGGGCATGGCCAAACGTATGCAGCATACGTCGCTGCACCCGCTCATCATTTAGCGTTAAAACCTACCAATATTTCCCATGCAGAAGCTGCTGCGAGTACACTAGCTGCATTGACGGCTTGGCAGGCTTTTACAGCTTATGGGAAATTACGCCCTCATGATCGTTTACTCATTCATGCCGCTGCTGGTGGTGTTGGGCATTTTGCTGTACAAATCGCGAAACACCTTGGTGCGTACGTTATTGCAACATCTTCCGCAGTCAATAAGGATTTTGTACTTTCTTTAGGCGCAGACGAGCATCTGGATTACCGTCAAGTTGATTTTGAAAAAGAATTGAGTAACCTTGATTTTGTCTTAGAATCCATTGGAGGTACAAATTTTCAAAAATCCGTTGCGATACTCAACCCTTTTGGAACCATTGTCGCTCTACCCTCTGGGCATACAAAAGAAGATGAACAAAAGGCGCAAGCTAAATTTCTACACGCTTGTTATTTTATGTCAGTGTATTCTAGTCAAGAGGATATGAAGCAGATTGCTCAACTATTAGCAGCAGGTCATATCAAACCCCATCTGTCGCACATTTATTCGTTTGACGAATTACCACAAGCTCATCTCCAACTAGAAAGCGGACATACCGTAGGAAAAATAGTAATTGAATTTTAA